From the Hyphomicrobium sp. ghe19 genome, one window contains:
- the leuC gene encoding 3-isopropylmalate dehydratase large subunit, which yields MAKTLYDKIFNDHVVEQSPDGTSLLYIDRHLVHEVTSPQAFEGLRMAGRKVRAPEKTLAVVDHNVPTTDRTKGIADEQSRVQVETLAANARDFGIQYFNELDKRQGIVHVVGPEQGFTLPGTTIVCGDSHTSTHGAFGALAHGIGTSEVEHVLATQTLIQKKAKNMRVTVDGVAPHGVGAKDITLAIIGEIGTAGGTGSVIEYAGEAIRALSMEGRMTVCNMSIEGGARAGMIAPDEKTFAFLKDRPKAPKGAAWDLAMKYWETLRTDEGAHFDREVRLDAAKLPPIVSWGTSPEDVTSVASSVPNPADVHDENKRASMQRALEYMGLTPGTKITDIPLDVVWIGSCTNGRIEDLRAVAKIVDGKKISSRLAYAMIVPGSGLVKEQAEAEGLDKIFKDAGFEWREPGCSMCLGMNPDQLKPGQRCASTSNRNFEGRQGYKGRTHLVSPIMAAAAALEGHFVDVRNWQ from the coding sequence ATGGCAAAAACGCTCTACGATAAAATCTTCAACGATCACGTAGTTGAACAGTCGCCGGACGGAACGAGCCTCCTGTATATCGACCGCCACCTCGTCCACGAAGTGACGAGCCCGCAGGCCTTCGAGGGCCTCCGCATGGCCGGCCGTAAGGTGCGCGCTCCGGAAAAGACGCTCGCCGTCGTGGATCACAACGTCCCGACCACCGACCGCACCAAAGGCATCGCCGACGAGCAAAGCCGCGTCCAGGTCGAGACCTTGGCGGCAAACGCGCGCGACTTCGGGATCCAGTACTTCAATGAGCTCGACAAGCGTCAGGGCATCGTTCACGTCGTCGGTCCGGAGCAGGGCTTTACCCTTCCCGGCACCACCATCGTTTGCGGCGACAGCCACACCTCGACGCATGGTGCGTTCGGCGCATTGGCCCACGGCATCGGCACATCCGAGGTCGAGCACGTGCTCGCCACCCAGACGCTGATCCAGAAGAAAGCCAAGAACATGCGGGTGACGGTCGACGGCGTCGCCCCGCACGGCGTCGGCGCCAAAGACATTACCCTGGCGATTATCGGCGAGATCGGCACCGCCGGCGGCACCGGCTCCGTCATCGAGTACGCGGGCGAAGCCATTCGCGCGCTCTCGATGGAAGGCCGGATGACGGTCTGCAACATGTCGATCGAAGGCGGCGCCCGCGCCGGCATGATCGCGCCCGACGAGAAAACCTTCGCTTTCCTCAAGGATCGTCCCAAGGCCCCCAAAGGCGCGGCCTGGGATCTGGCGATGAAATACTGGGAAACGCTGCGCACGGATGAAGGCGCGCACTTCGATCGCGAAGTTCGCCTCGACGCTGCCAAGCTGCCGCCGATCGTTTCCTGGGGCACGAGCCCCGAGGACGTGACGTCGGTCGCGTCCTCTGTTCCCAATCCCGCCGACGTGCACGACGAGAACAAGCGCGCGTCGATGCAGCGTGCGCTCGAATACATGGGCCTGACGCCCGGCACGAAGATAACCGATATCCCGCTCGACGTCGTGTGGATCGGAAGCTGCACGAACGGCCGCATCGAAGACTTGCGGGCCGTGGCCAAGATCGTCGACGGCAAAAAGATCTCGTCGCGCCTTGCGTACGCGATGATCGTTCCAGGCTCTGGTCTCGTCAAAGAGCAGGCAGAAGCCGAAGGCCTCGACAAGATCTTCAAGGATGCCGGATTCGAATGGCGCGAACCGGGCTGCTCGATGTGCCTTGGCATGAACCCGGATCAGCTGAAGCCGGGCCAGCGTTGCGCCTCGACGTCGAACCGTAACTTCGAAGGCCGCCAGGGCTACAAGGGCCGCACGCACCTCGTCTCGCCGATCATGGCGGCAGCTGCAGCACTCGAAGGCCACTTCGTCGACGTGCGAAACTGGCAGTAA
- a CDS encoding LysR family transcriptional regulator: protein MDWDKLRIFHAAAEAGSFTHAGEQLHMSQSAVSRQISALEANLRVTLFHRHARGLVLTEQGELLNRTVAEVFAKLQTAETLLSDSTTKPSGDLRITAPIGFGTMWLTPRLREFGELYPDIRVELILNDDQVDIGMRAADAAIWTREPEQADLIRRPLFESRVRAFASAQYIRKYGAPKSLADLDQHRIIGYTGPSAQHLDAMSWIETAGRNGSGTRDAALRVNSVVAIKYAIRAGIGVGMIPDYLTEELTDLVPVLTDIEQPSLNMVFAYPEELKSSKKVQLLRDFLISKISKNRNT, encoded by the coding sequence ATGGATTGGGATAAGCTTCGCATCTTCCATGCGGCCGCCGAGGCTGGCAGCTTCACTCATGCGGGTGAACAGCTCCACATGAGCCAATCGGCCGTCAGCCGGCAGATTTCAGCGCTTGAAGCGAACCTTCGCGTCACGCTGTTTCATCGCCATGCGCGCGGTCTCGTGCTGACCGAGCAGGGCGAGCTTCTGAACCGGACGGTCGCGGAGGTTTTTGCAAAGCTCCAGACGGCCGAAACGCTGCTCTCGGACTCGACGACGAAACCTTCGGGCGACCTCCGGATCACGGCGCCAATCGGCTTTGGAACGATGTGGTTGACGCCGCGCCTTCGCGAGTTCGGCGAACTTTATCCCGATATCCGCGTCGAACTGATCCTCAACGACGATCAGGTCGATATCGGCATGCGCGCTGCCGATGCTGCGATCTGGACCCGCGAACCCGAGCAGGCCGACCTCATCCGGCGGCCCCTGTTCGAGAGCCGCGTCCGCGCCTTCGCATCCGCGCAATACATCCGCAAATACGGCGCGCCCAAAAGCCTCGCGGATCTCGATCAGCACCGCATCATCGGCTACACGGGACCATCGGCCCAGCATCTCGACGCCATGTCCTGGATCGAGACGGCGGGCCGCAACGGCTCGGGCACGCGCGACGCCGCCCTCCGGGTCAACAGCGTCGTGGCGATCAAATATGCAATCCGTGCCGGTATCGGCGTCGGGATGATCCCGGATTACCTGACCGAGGAGCTGACCGACCTCGTGCCCGTGCTGACGGACATCGAGCAGCCTTCGCTGAATATGGTCTTCGCCTACCCGGAAGAGCTTAAATCCTCGAAAAAAGTCCAGCTGTTACGGGACTTCCTCATCTCGAAGATCTCAAAAAATAGAAACACCTGA
- the trxB gene encoding thioredoxin-disulfide reductase, whose protein sequence is MTKKPHHAKVIILGSGPAGYTAAVYAARAMLAPTLIQGSQPGGQLTITTDVENYPGFADPIQGPWLMEQMQAQAEHVGTNIVMDHINKVELRTRPIRLEGDSGDTYTCDALIIATGAQARWLGLHSEEHFKGHGVSACATCDGFFYKGKEVVVVGGGNTAVEEALFLTNFASKVTLVHRREFLRAEKILQERLFKNPKVDVIWDSVVEEIVGTHSPKSVTGIVLKNLKTGMTSEVPADGVFTAIGHAPATELFKGQLEMTPSGYLITAPDSTATAIPGVFAAGDVKDEVFRQAVTAAGMGCMAALEAERFLTQVEDQADAAE, encoded by the coding sequence ATGACAAAAAAACCGCATCACGCGAAGGTAATAATCCTAGGCTCGGGCCCCGCCGGATATACGGCTGCGGTTTACGCCGCCCGCGCCATGCTCGCGCCGACCCTCATCCAAGGTTCGCAGCCCGGCGGCCAGCTGACCATCACGACCGACGTCGAGAACTATCCGGGCTTCGCCGATCCGATCCAGGGTCCGTGGCTGATGGAGCAGATGCAGGCGCAGGCCGAGCACGTCGGCACGAACATCGTGATGGACCACATCAACAAGGTCGAGCTTCGCACGCGCCCCATCCGTCTCGAAGGCGATAGCGGCGACACCTACACGTGCGACGCGCTCATCATCGCGACGGGCGCGCAGGCGCGTTGGCTTGGCCTGCATTCCGAAGAGCACTTCAAAGGCCACGGCGTATCGGCGTGTGCGACGTGCGACGGCTTCTTCTACAAAGGCAAGGAAGTCGTGGTTGTCGGCGGCGGCAATACGGCCGTCGAGGAAGCGCTGTTTCTGACGAACTTTGCGAGCAAGGTGACGCTTGTTCATCGCCGCGAATTCCTGCGCGCAGAAAAGATTCTGCAAGAGCGGCTGTTCAAGAACCCGAAGGTCGATGTCATCTGGGATAGCGTCGTCGAGGAAATCGTCGGCACGCATTCTCCGAAATCGGTGACGGGCATCGTCCTCAAAAATCTCAAGACCGGCATGACGTCGGAAGTGCCCGCCGACGGCGTTTTCACCGCCATCGGCCACGCGCCCGCGACCGAGCTCTTCAAGGGGCAGCTCGAGATGACGCCGTCGGGCTACCTGATCACGGCGCCGGACTCGACCGCGACAGCCATTCCCGGCGTGTTCGCCGCGGGCGACGTCAAGGACGAGGTCTTCCGCCAGGCCGTGACAGCCGCCGGTATGGGGTGCATGGCCGCCCTCGAGGCTGAACGCTTCCTGACCCAGGTCGAAGACCAGGCCGACGCCGCCGAATAG
- a CDS encoding MFS transporter codes for MPQRIKAILIGSSGNLVEWYDFYVYTAFSLYFAKAFFPEGNQTAQLLNTAAIFAVGFLMRPIGAWFFGRMADRHGRRVALTTSVLLMCFGSALITVTPVYATIGVAAPIILLLSRMIQGLSLGGEYGTSATYLSEMATSERRGFYSSFQYVTLIGGQLAAMSVLIVLQRFVLTPAELEAWGWRIPFAIGALLAVIAFVMRRDLVETESFRRAKSHEGSIAALMRHPKEVAIVVGLTLGGTLAFYTFTTYMQKFLVNTSGFSKDTATMISASALLIYMLLQPIVGALSDVVGRRPVLIAFGVLGTLCTVPILTTLQTVSEPLQAFALVMAGLAIVSCYTAINAVVKAELFPTSVRALGVGLPYAITVAVFGGTAEWVALWLKQLGNEHYFYWYVSGCIAVSLCVYWAMRDTRYDSAIDKAGGA; via the coding sequence ATGCCTCAGCGGATTAAGGCCATTCTGATCGGTTCGTCGGGCAATCTGGTCGAGTGGTACGATTTCTACGTTTATACGGCTTTTTCGCTCTATTTCGCCAAAGCGTTCTTCCCCGAAGGCAACCAGACCGCGCAGCTTTTGAACACGGCGGCCATCTTTGCCGTCGGCTTTCTGATGCGTCCGATCGGGGCTTGGTTTTTCGGCCGTATGGCCGACCGGCATGGACGCCGTGTCGCTCTGACGACATCGGTGCTGCTGATGTGCTTCGGTTCGGCTCTCATCACGGTTACTCCGGTCTATGCAACCATTGGTGTTGCGGCGCCGATCATTCTGCTTCTCTCGCGCATGATTCAGGGGCTCAGTCTCGGCGGCGAATACGGCACCAGCGCCACCTATCTTTCGGAGATGGCGACGTCCGAGCGTCGCGGGTTCTATTCGAGCTTTCAGTACGTGACGCTGATCGGCGGGCAGCTGGCCGCAATGTCGGTGCTGATCGTGCTTCAAAGATTTGTGCTGACGCCGGCTGAGCTCGAAGCGTGGGGCTGGCGCATTCCGTTCGCCATCGGAGCGCTCCTCGCCGTCATCGCGTTCGTGATGCGCCGCGATCTCGTCGAGACGGAATCCTTCCGGCGCGCGAAGTCCCATGAAGGCTCGATAGCAGCCCTGATGCGACATCCGAAGGAAGTCGCGATCGTCGTCGGGCTGACGCTTGGCGGCACGTTGGCGTTCTACACTTTCACGACCTACATGCAGAAATTCCTCGTCAACACGTCCGGCTTTTCGAAAGACACGGCGACAATGATCTCCGCGTCGGCGTTGTTGATCTACATGCTGCTGCAGCCGATCGTCGGTGCGCTGTCGGATGTCGTCGGCCGTCGTCCCGTGCTGATCGCCTTCGGCGTGCTCGGAACCCTCTGCACGGTGCCTATCCTCACCACACTGCAAACGGTGAGCGAGCCGTTGCAGGCGTTTGCTCTGGTGATGGCGGGACTCGCGATCGTCTCCTGCTACACCGCCATCAACGCGGTTGTTAAAGCCGAGCTATTTCCGACGTCCGTTCGGGCGCTCGGTGTCGGCTTGCCGTACGCGATCACGGTTGCGGTTTTCGGCGGCACGGCGGAATGGGTTGCGCTGTGGCTGAAGCAGTTGGGAAATGAGCACTATTTCTATTGGTATGTGTCGGGCTGCATCGCCGTCTCGCTCTGCGTCTATTGGGCGATGCGAGATACGCGTTACGACAGCGCGATCGACAAAGCGGGTGGGGCTTGA
- a CDS encoding linear amide C-N hydrolase, which translates to MAGGLAGAMIFTPAADACTRLVYLGANNLNMTARSMDWSEEIGTNLWILPRGMERDGAAGPNSVKWTAKYGSVIATAYDISTTDGMNEAGLVANVLWLAESQYPEYDGKTPGLAISAWAQYVLDQFATVDEAVKHLQSEPFTLVTDKVPGQDRLATLHLSISDASGDSAIVEYLDGKQIIHHGREFQVMTNSPSFKQQLALNAYWKDIGGTVMLPGTNRAADRFARAAFYVNAIPRSEDTREATASVFSVIRNASVPFGISTPNQPNIASTRWRTVADQKNLTYFFDSALTPNVFWVDFSKVDFSKETGKVRKLDLGPDQRNTYSGAANDSFVETKPFKFLGL; encoded by the coding sequence ATGGCGGGCGGCCTTGCCGGAGCCATGATCTTTACGCCGGCTGCAGACGCCTGCACCCGCCTTGTCTATCTTGGCGCCAACAATCTGAACATGACGGCCCGGTCCATGGACTGGAGCGAAGAGATTGGCACCAACTTATGGATCCTGCCGCGCGGCATGGAACGTGACGGCGCTGCGGGCCCTAATTCGGTGAAGTGGACTGCGAAGTACGGCAGCGTCATCGCAACCGCCTATGACATCTCGACGACCGACGGAATGAACGAGGCGGGCCTCGTCGCCAATGTGCTGTGGCTGGCAGAGTCGCAGTATCCGGAATACGACGGCAAAACGCCGGGGCTCGCGATTTCGGCCTGGGCGCAATATGTGCTCGACCAGTTCGCGACGGTTGATGAGGCGGTGAAGCATCTGCAGTCCGAACCCTTCACCCTGGTGACCGACAAGGTGCCGGGGCAGGACCGTCTGGCCACGCTGCACCTGTCGATCTCGGACGCAAGCGGCGACAGCGCCATCGTCGAATACCTCGACGGCAAGCAGATTATTCACCACGGTCGCGAGTTCCAAGTCATGACCAACTCGCCATCTTTCAAACAGCAGTTGGCGCTGAACGCATACTGGAAGGACATCGGCGGCACGGTGATGCTGCCCGGAACGAACCGCGCAGCGGACCGCTTCGCCCGCGCGGCGTTCTATGTGAACGCCATTCCGAGGTCAGAGGACACCCGCGAGGCGACCGCCAGCGTCTTCAGCGTTATCCGGAACGCCTCGGTGCCCTTCGGCATCAGTACGCCAAACCAACCCAACATTGCCTCCACGCGCTGGCGCACCGTCGCTGACCAGAAGAACCTGACCTATTTCTTCGACTCGGCACTGACCCCGAATGTGTTCTGGGTGGATTTCAGCAAGGTCGATTTCTCGAAGGAAACCGGCAAGGTGCGCAAACTGGATCTGGGGCCGGATCAGCGCAATACCTATTCCGGCGCGGCCAACGACAGCTTCGTCGAGACAAAGCCGTTCAAGTTCCTCGGGCTTTGA
- the radC gene encoding DNA repair protein RadC, giving the protein MSRSDGFRDKTSAAEQSTFFSVAPEAEAKRPPSEKVADDKVGHRRRLRERFENGGADALPDYELLEMILFRAFPRIDTKPIAKRLIAKFGSFADVVSAPGNRLKEVEGVGDRAVEELKLIKAAAERLTRGQIATRPALSSWNGVLDYLRLVQGFETREQFRILFLDKKNQLIADEVQGQGTVDHTPVYVREVVKRALELSASAIILVHNHPSGDPTPSRADIDMTKQIIDAARPLGVAVHDHIIVGRNGHASLKAMRLI; this is encoded by the coding sequence ATGTCGCGCTCCGATGGATTTCGCGACAAGACAAGCGCTGCCGAGCAATCGACCTTTTTTTCAGTCGCGCCCGAAGCCGAAGCGAAACGCCCTCCCAGCGAAAAGGTGGCCGACGACAAGGTGGGCCACCGCCGCCGGCTGCGCGAGCGCTTTGAGAACGGCGGCGCCGACGCCCTCCCGGATTACGAGCTACTCGAAATGATCCTGTTCCGCGCCTTTCCGCGGATCGACACGAAGCCGATCGCCAAGCGGCTGATCGCGAAATTCGGGTCGTTTGCAGATGTTGTTTCGGCGCCCGGCAACCGGTTGAAGGAAGTCGAAGGCGTCGGCGATCGTGCCGTCGAAGAACTGAAACTGATCAAGGCCGCGGCTGAGCGCCTGACACGAGGTCAGATCGCCACGCGGCCCGCGCTGTCATCTTGGAACGGCGTCCTCGATTATCTGCGCCTCGTGCAAGGCTTCGAAACGCGCGAACAGTTCCGCATCCTCTTTCTCGACAAGAAGAACCAGCTCATCGCCGACGAGGTGCAGGGACAGGGAACTGTCGATCACACGCCTGTCTACGTGCGTGAGGTCGTGAAGCGCGCCCTCGAACTCTCGGCGAGCGCCATCATCCTGGTGCACAATCATCCGTCCGGCGATCCGACGCCATCGCGCGCCGACATCGATATGACCAAGCAGATCATCGACGCGGCGCGGCCGCTCGGCGTCGCCGTGCACGACCACATCATCGTCGGCCGCAACGGTCACGCGAGCCTCAAGGCCATGCGCCTGATTTGA
- the map gene encoding type I methionyl aminopeptidase, protein MSNIEVSKTASRDGKIPLHGPEAFAAMRKAGKLAAEALDMLVPIVQPGVTTATIDELVLSFALDHGAIPATLNYRGYRYATCTSINHVVCHGMPNDKPLKSGDIVNIDVTLIVDGWHGDTSRMYAIGDVSRRAERLMHVTYESLMRGIAVVKPGNTTGDIGAAIQRFAEGERCSVVRDFCGHGLGRVFHDRPNILHYGEPGEGTVLEPGMLFTIEPMINLGKPHVKILADGWTAVTRDRELSAQFEHTVGVTETGCEIFTESPAGLHFPPYGVRAAA, encoded by the coding sequence ATGTCCAACATCGAAGTATCGAAAACGGCCAGCCGCGACGGCAAGATTCCGCTGCACGGCCCCGAAGCGTTTGCCGCGATGCGCAAAGCTGGAAAGCTCGCAGCCGAAGCGCTCGATATGCTCGTTCCCATCGTCCAGCCAGGCGTCACGACCGCGACGATCGACGAACTGGTGCTCTCCTTTGCGCTCGACCACGGCGCCATCCCCGCGACGCTCAATTATCGCGGCTATCGCTACGCAACGTGCACGTCGATCAATCACGTCGTCTGCCACGGCATGCCCAACGACAAGCCGCTGAAGTCGGGCGATATCGTCAACATCGACGTCACGCTGATCGTCGATGGCTGGCACGGCGACACCAGCCGCATGTATGCCATCGGTGATGTTTCGCGCCGCGCCGAGCGCTTGATGCATGTGACGTATGAATCCCTGATGCGCGGCATCGCCGTTGTGAAGCCCGGCAACACCACCGGCGACATCGGCGCAGCAATTCAGCGGTTCGCCGAAGGCGAACGCTGCAGCGTGGTCCGCGACTTCTGCGGACACGGCCTCGGCCGCGTTTTCCACGACCGTCCGAACATCCTGCACTACGGCGAGCCGGGCGAAGGCACCGTGCTTGAGCCGGGGATGCTGTTCACGATCGAACCGATGATCAACCTCGGCAAGCCGCACGTGAAAATTCTGGCGGACGGTTGGACCGCCGTGACGCGCGACCGCGAGCTGTCCGCCCAGTTCGAGCACACGGTCGGCGTAACCGAAACCGGCTGCGAGATTTTCACCGAAAGTCCCGCCGGATTACACTTCCCGCCCTACGGCGTTCGCGCCGCCGCTTGA
- the rplS gene encoding 50S ribosomal protein L19, which translates to MNIIQQLEREQMDAVLAKRGVPEFGPGDTVKVMVKVVETVDDPKDKKKKGAVKEATVRFQAYEGVVIARSGAGINENFTVRKISYGEGVERVFPVYSPYIGEIEVVRRGKVRRAKLYYLRGRRGKAARIFERTDARARRLNAAWKGFKKPKGEAEDLTQIKGIDIDLQNRLKQLNCYKVEQIANLSDEDIANIDETLNLKGAIEKQDWVGQAQRLLAELTAAEVPAEEAKA; encoded by the coding sequence ATGAACATCATCCAACAGCTCGAGCGCGAGCAGATGGACGCCGTCCTCGCGAAGCGTGGCGTCCCCGAATTCGGCCCCGGCGATACCGTCAAGGTCATGGTCAAGGTCGTCGAGACCGTCGATGACCCCAAGGACAAGAAGAAGAAGGGCGCCGTCAAAGAGGCGACCGTCCGCTTCCAGGCTTATGAAGGCGTCGTGATCGCGCGTTCCGGCGCCGGCATCAACGAGAACTTCACCGTCCGCAAGATCTCCTACGGCGAAGGCGTTGAGCGCGTATTCCCGGTCTATTCGCCCTACATCGGCGAGATCGAAGTCGTGCGCCGCGGTAAAGTCCGCCGCGCCAAGCTCTATTACCTCCGCGGCCGCCGCGGCAAAGCCGCCCGTATTTTCGAACGTACGGACGCACGCGCTCGCCGCCTGAACGCCGCCTGGAAGGGCTTCAAGAAGCCGAAAGGCGAGGCCGAGGATCTGACGCAGATCAAGGGCATCGATATCGACCTGCAGAACCGCTTGAAGCAGCTCAACTGCTACAAGGTGGAGCAGATCGCCAACCTTTCGGACGAAGATATCGCCAACATCGACGAGACCTTGAACCTCAAGGGCGCGATCGAGAAGCAGGACTGGGTTGGACAGGCACAGCGTCTTCTCGCTGAGCTGACGGCCGCTGAAGTCCCCGCTGAAGAAGCCAAAGCTTAA
- a CDS encoding L,D-transpeptidase family protein has protein sequence MKSFKNLLLGPPRRTLVGGMLIAGTLVAYPAFADDVSPPAAPVPSSTAVTEPAAAVPEVQPPEVHDDAVLMAVRSKLAAGPAAEEDRDRKDQTALTDFYAAHHGEALWVTAAGVKPEAKTLAAEIENAWAYGLDPARFKLPALNEGALTATDTDSLADAEIEYSKAALRYARDARGGRIPDPAEMLSTNLDRRPQWIEPKIVIEALATTHEPDAYLRSLQPQQPQFEKLRQIYLTMLPKDGKPGKLSTDAKRIRANMEMWRWMWTNMGDFYVLNNIPEYMQYVYKDGEIIRSEKIVVGLLDKQTTIFSRPLKYVVLRPAWRVPESIMVNELWPNLIRGGGMMRQYGLQIVTKDGQRPVDYRSINWATTDIRNYDVVQPPGPKSVLGHVKFSFPSQHTIYMHDTPDKWMFKPAQRTLSHGCLRVWKPMQLAELILKEDKGWDAGKIAELDRAGALNNEIPITKEIPIHLVYFTAWVGEDGKLKTFRDVYGHEKRVTQALDGQWNKINKGRDHLAPVEPSFDPSAVAARGQNLENDYGAYGPTSKKKNASVGDMIGNAFGLSY, from the coding sequence ATGAAGAGTTTCAAGAACCTTCTGCTTGGTCCGCCGCGCCGGACGCTTGTCGGCGGAATGCTGATCGCGGGGACGCTGGTTGCATATCCGGCGTTCGCGGATGATGTTTCGCCGCCCGCGGCCCCAGTACCCTCGTCGACCGCTGTTACCGAGCCTGCCGCAGCGGTGCCCGAAGTCCAGCCCCCTGAAGTGCACGACGACGCCGTTCTGATGGCCGTGCGCAGCAAGCTCGCCGCTGGCCCGGCAGCGGAGGAAGACCGCGACCGCAAGGACCAAACCGCGCTCACCGATTTCTACGCCGCGCACCACGGAGAGGCGCTCTGGGTGACGGCGGCCGGCGTGAAGCCTGAAGCCAAGACGCTCGCAGCCGAAATCGAGAATGCCTGGGCGTACGGTCTCGATCCGGCGAGGTTCAAGCTTCCGGCTCTGAACGAAGGCGCACTGACCGCAACCGACACGGATTCGCTCGCCGACGCCGAAATCGAATATTCGAAGGCGGCTCTTCGCTACGCTCGCGACGCGCGCGGCGGCCGCATTCCCGATCCCGCCGAAATGCTGTCGACGAACCTTGACCGGCGTCCGCAATGGATCGAACCCAAGATCGTGATCGAAGCGCTCGCGACGACGCACGAGCCCGACGCCTACCTGCGCAGCCTCCAGCCGCAACAGCCGCAATTTGAAAAACTGCGCCAAATTTATCTGACGATGCTGCCCAAGGACGGCAAACCGGGCAAGCTCAGCACCGACGCCAAGCGCATCCGCGCCAACATGGAGATGTGGCGCTGGATGTGGACCAACATGGGCGATTTCTACGTCCTGAACAACATCCCCGAGTACATGCAGTACGTCTACAAGGACGGCGAAATCATCCGCTCGGAGAAGATCGTCGTCGGCCTCCTCGACAAGCAGACGACGATATTTTCGCGTCCCTTGAAATACGTCGTACTTCGCCCGGCCTGGCGCGTCCCCGAAAGCATCATGGTCAACGAGCTTTGGCCGAACCTCATTCGGGGCGGCGGCATGATGCGTCAGTACGGTCTGCAGATCGTGACCAAAGACGGCCAGCGCCCCGTCGACTACCGCAGCATCAACTGGGCGACGACGGACATCCGCAACTATGACGTGGTGCAGCCGCCGGGCCCGAAGAGCGTTCTCGGCCACGTCAAGTTTTCGTTCCCAAGTCAGCACACGATCTACATGCACGACACGCCCGACAAATGGATGTTCAAACCGGCGCAGCGAACGCTGAGCCACGGCTGTCTGCGGGTCTGGAAACCGATGCAGTTGGCAGAGCTTATCCTCAAGGAAGACAAGGGCTGGGACGCCGGCAAGATCGCCGAGCTCGACCGGGCGGGCGCGCTCAACAACGAGATTCCGATCACGAAGGAAATCCCGATCCACCTCGTCTATTTCACGGCGTGGGTCGGCGAAGACGGCAAGCTGAAAACCTTCCGCGACGTCTACGGTCACGAGAAGCGCGTTACGCAGGCGCTCGATGGCCAATGGAATAAGATCAATAAGGGCCGCGATCACTTGGCGCCCGTCGAGCCTTCATTCGACCCGTCCGCCGTCGCCGCGCGCGGACAGAACCTCGAAAACGATTACGGTGCGTACGGCCCGACTTCCAAGAAGAAGAACGCGAGCGTCGGCGACATGATCGGCAACGCCTTCGGCCTCAGCTACTGA
- the trmD gene encoding tRNA (guanosine(37)-N1)-methyltransferase TrmD has protein sequence MAHFPSNDGRPAWRALVLTLFPEMFPGPLDVSLLGQARAANIWSLDTLQIRDFGLGRHRQVDDTPAGGGAGMVLRADVLGPALDHAKTISPDSPHIYLSPRGTPLTQSLARDLSEGPGVTLLAGRFEGIDQRVIDDKGLKEISIGDYVLAGGELAAMVLIEACVRLLPGVLGGAESLASESFETGLLEYPQYTKPRDWEGLSIPDILLSGDHKKVAEWRRRQSEQLTADRRPDLLRTTRTSK, from the coding sequence ATGGCCCACTTCCCAAGCAATGATGGACGGCCGGCATGGCGGGCACTCGTCCTGACATTGTTCCCGGAGATGTTTCCGGGACCGCTCGATGTCTCGCTCCTCGGCCAAGCCCGTGCGGCGAACATCTGGTCCCTCGATACATTGCAGATCCGCGACTTCGGCCTCGGCCGTCACCGCCAGGTGGATGACACGCCCGCAGGCGGTGGGGCGGGCATGGTGCTGCGCGCCGACGTTCTGGGCCCAGCGCTCGATCATGCAAAAACCATTTCGCCGGATTCTCCGCACATCTATCTGTCGCCGCGCGGCACGCCGCTGACACAGAGTTTGGCGCGAGATCTTTCCGAAGGACCGGGCGTAACCTTGCTCGCCGGCCGCTTCGAAGGCATCGATCAGCGCGTGATCGACGACAAAGGCCTCAAGGAAATTTCGATCGGCGATTATGTGCTCGCCGGCGGCGAGCTGGCCGCGATGGTCCTCATCGAGGCCTGCGTCCGGCTTCTGCCGGGCGTCCTCGGCGGCGCCGAAAGCCTCGCGAGCGAAAGCTTCGAAACCGGCCTCCTCGAATACCCGCAGTACACCAAGCCGCGTGATTGGGAAGGCCTTTCGATCCCGGACATTCTCCTCTCGGGCGACCATAAGAAAGTCGCGGAGTGGCGGCGCCGCCAGAGCGAGCAGCTGACGGCCGACCGTCGCCCCGATCTCTTACGTACCACCCGAACCTCAAAGTGA
- a CDS encoding DUF1330 domain-containing protein, translating into MPKGYVIAHATITNPEKWAEYVAKSKIALEKYEGKPIARGGKSEIVEGNGTPRNVILEFPSYEHARNYATSPEYAEAKVLRQGAGTLDMTIVEGV; encoded by the coding sequence ATGCCGAAGGGATACGTCATCGCCCACGCCACAATCACGAACCCCGAGAAATGGGCTGAGTACGTGGCGAAATCGAAAATCGCGCTCGAAAAGTACGAGGGCAAGCCCATCGCACGCGGCGGCAAGAGCGAAATCGTCGAAGGCAACGGAACGCCGCGCAACGTCATCCTCGAGTTCCCAAGCTACGAGCACGCGCGCAACTACGCGACGTCGCCCGAATATGCGGAAGCGAAGGTGCTTCGCCAGGGCGCCGGAACGCTCGACATGACGATCGTCGAAGGCGTCTGA